The Hoplias malabaricus isolate fHopMal1 chromosome 9, fHopMal1.hap1, whole genome shotgun sequence genome contains a region encoding:
- the and2 gene encoding actinodin2: MAGEERMCCNSTIMDENLFNCLKARHIVETDIQRRKDDKGLSTPHQLFREEESVDPPKPTRGFLLNQVSEAAESRKMAKLRLSFLFTGIVLTAILMPDFLGAGPVGHQEKEEGSLTEATEEKESALAPKKLSRHRRNIAYYQRLPEFWNWYKYFMDTHNQEGIENLDQVYRIYLQSKHRVEEGRSYNHYLSHLSEIYKACANSDDPDCIAESTSKPTAKIVMPSALRQSVVKVCNPYLDPYCLYSLGPHAPSEAPSPPPAPVKAPAPFLNPLLPMPLNAPLGYYYAPVMEPLLSAEQRSELLRICNPSDVECLQYHLRAAYGYKPALSPAPSYAHLACNPAIDPYCRPTLVARAPSGLYHLYPSCNPAVDPLCVSNVAPAAQSANSEEAPNEQYCNPLFDKDCNPLTAAKLAGLTKPVLEYAPKDEPAPLNLACDPRYDPYCLIGGTAALLKPPPQLPQFQSRSRLGVRGKTKEGYDCFVFYDKDCTPLEAHDLKASAPNAQFGCHPYDPNCGKISPQVSTGAEAGKSVQDGIIEPHPDCDPEIDFNCRLRRANSAVNEKQADEAREEPSQQDSSHGDPSTSNVAANYQVPKLEDVLRGYLGQYKK; this comes from the exons ATGGCAGGGGAGGAGAGGATGTGCTGTAACTCCACAATCATGGACGAAAACCTATTTAACTGTTTGAAGGCACGTCACATTGTAGAAACAGATATTCAACGACGTAAAGATGACAAG GGGCTCT CCACCCCTCACCAGCTCTTCAGGGAAGAGGAGAGTGTGGACCCTCCTAAGCCCACTAGAGGTTTTCTGCTGAATCAGGTGAGTG AAGCAGCTGAAAGCAGAAAAATGGCTAAACTCAGGCTCTCCTTCCTCTTCACTGGAATTGTGCTCACCGCCATCTTGATGCCAG ATTTTCTGGGGGCTGGTCCAGTGGGGCACCAGGAGAAAGAGGAAg GTTCACTGACTGAAGCcacagaggagaaggagagtGCATTAGCTCCAAAGAAGCTGAGCCGTCACAGGAGGAACATTGCATATTACCAACGTCTACCAGAATTTTGGAACTGGTACAAATACTTCATGGACACCCACAACCAGGAGGGA ATTGAGAATCTGGATCAGGTCTACCGCATTTACCTGCAAAGCAAGCACAGGGTGGAAGAGGGCCGTTCCTACAACCATTACCTCAGCCATCTGAGCGAGATCTACAAGGCATGTGCCAACTCAGATGACCCCGACTGCATTGCAGAGTCTACCAGCAAACCTACAGCTAAGATCGTTATGCCTTCTGCCTTGAGGCAATCTGTGGTGAAGGTGTGCAACCCGTATCTTGATCCCTACTGTCTCTATTCTCTTGGTCCACATGCACCATCCGaggctccttctcctcctcctgctccagtTAAAGCTCCAGCTCCCTTCCTCAACCCCTTGCTCCCCATGCCTTTAAATGCCCCACTGGGCTACTATTATGCCCCAGTGATGGAGCCTCTCTTGTCGGCAGAACAGAGGTCTGAACTGCTGAGGATCTGCAACCCTTCAGATGTCGAGTGCCTGCAGTATCACTTGCGTGCTGCCTACGGTTACAAGCCTGCACTGAGCCCGGCACCTTCCTACGCTCACTTAGCATGTAACCCTGCCATAGACCCCTACTGCAGACCCACCCTTGTAGCCAGAGCGCCATCAGGTCTGTACCATTTGTATCCCAGCTGCAACCCTGCTGTTGATCCTCTTTGTGTCTCCAATGTAGCTCCAGCTGCCCAGTCAGCAAATTCAGAAGAGGCTCCCAATGAGCAGTACTGCAACCCACTCTTTGACAAAGACTGCAATCCACTCACTGCTGCTAAACTGGCAGGACTTACAAAGCCTGTGCTAGAGTATGCACCCAAAGATGAGCCTGCACCCCTCAACCTTGCTTGCGACCCTCGCTATGACCCTTATTGCTTGATAGGGGGCACAGCTGCCCTACTGAAACCCCCACCACAGCTTCCACAGTTCCAGAGCCGCTCCCGCCTGGGAGTCAGGGGTAAGACCAAGGAAGGCTATGACTGCTTTGTCTTCTACGATAAAGACTGCACACCTCTCGAGGCACACGACTTGAAAGCAAGTGCTCCCAACGCCCAGTTTGGCTGCCACCCCTATGATCCCAATTGTGGCAAGATTTCCCCCCAGGTTTCTACTGGAGCTGAGGCAGGCAAGTCAGTCCAAGATGGTATAATCGAGCCGCATCCCGACTGTGACCCTGAGATTGATTTCAACTGCCGCTTGCGCCGTGCTAACTCTGCAGTCAATGAAAAACAGGCTGACGAAGCCAGAGAAGAGCCATCCCAGCAGGACAGCAGCCACGGAGATCCCAGCACTTCCAATGTAGCAGCTAATTACCAAGTCCCAAAACTTGAGGATGTTCTTAGAGGATACCTGGGTCAGTACAAGAAATAG